One window from the genome of Chroogloeocystis siderophila 5.2 s.c.1 encodes:
- a CDS encoding aldo/keto reductase: MRYRRFGKTNLLLSVFSLGTMRYLASEENARQTVYQAVLQGVNHLETARGYGKSEQYLGAAIKAGLPKTRSQLHITTKIAPTLDADNMQRCIDESLTRLGLDYLDCLAIHGINTWEHLDLIQQPGYMQAVQQAVADGRVRHLGFSTHAPLEIILAAINTDLFEFVNLHYYYFFQRNVAAIALAAQKDMGVFIISPADKGGLLYTPPPKLQALCQPFSPLELNYRFLLSDPRITTLSVGAANATELVVPLSISDRTEPLTPQEIAVMQCLETTQENTLGSDRCSQCNACLPCPEKINIPEVLRLRNLAVAYDMTEYGKYRYGMFENAGHWFPGMKANRCTECGDCLPRCPQQLDIPTLLQDTHSRLNGRERRRLWG, encoded by the coding sequence ATGCGCTACCGCCGCTTCGGGAAAACTAATCTCCTTTTATCCGTGTTCTCCTTGGGAACGATGCGCTATCTGGCTTCGGAGGAAAATGCACGGCAAACAGTGTACCAAGCTGTCTTACAAGGCGTGAATCATCTAGAAACTGCTAGAGGCTATGGCAAAAGCGAACAGTATCTAGGGGCAGCAATCAAAGCCGGATTACCAAAAACGCGATCGCAACTGCACATTACAACTAAAATCGCCCCTACACTTGATGCGGATAATATGCAGCGATGTATTGATGAATCGCTCACGCGCTTGGGATTAGATTATTTAGATTGTTTGGCCATTCATGGTATCAACACTTGGGAGCATCTTGACCTCATTCAGCAGCCTGGCTATATGCAAGCAGTTCAACAAGCTGTTGCAGATGGCAGAGTCCGTCATCTGGGTTTTTCTACCCATGCGCCACTGGAAATTATCTTAGCAGCGATAAATACAGATTTATTTGAATTTGTCAATCTGCATTATTACTATTTTTTTCAGCGTAATGTCGCAGCGATCGCACTCGCAGCGCAAAAGGATATGGGAGTTTTCATTATCTCACCCGCTGATAAAGGTGGACTTCTTTACACACCACCGCCAAAATTACAAGCGTTGTGTCAACCTTTTTCCCCACTAGAGTTAAACTATCGGTTTTTACTCAGCGATCCGCGCATCACAACGCTGAGTGTTGGAGCCGCAAACGCAACAGAACTTGTAGTACCACTCAGTATAAGCGATCGCACGGAACCTTTAACACCGCAAGAAATTGCTGTAATGCAGTGTTTAGAAACAACTCAAGAAAATACGCTAGGAAGCGATCGCTGTAGCCAATGCAACGCGTGTTTACCTTGTCCTGAGAAGATTAATATTCCCGAAGTTCTGCGATTGCGAAATCTTGCTGTAGCTTACGATATGACTGAATACGGCAAATATCGTTATGGAATGTTTGAAAATGCTGGACACTGGTTTCCTGGAATGAAAGCAAACCGTTGTACCGAATGCGGTGA
- a CDS encoding bifunctional nuclease family protein, with translation MIEMRVAGIAIDAVNRSPIVLLKDGQERRALPIYINQDQAKAIIGALENQKPPRPLTHDLIANILEAWGMTLERIVINAIQDGTFYALLTVSQGEVKKEIDARPSDAIAIALRTNSPIWVMEEVVADASIPVDRDADEAEQQAFREFLANLRPEDLIKGGGFMGES, from the coding sequence ATGATTGAAATGAGAGTCGCTGGCATTGCAATAGATGCCGTAAACCGCAGCCCAATAGTGCTTTTGAAAGATGGTCAAGAGCGACGCGCTTTACCCATTTATATCAACCAAGATCAGGCAAAGGCAATTATTGGTGCTTTGGAAAATCAAAAGCCTCCGCGTCCTCTAACGCACGATTTAATTGCCAATATCTTGGAAGCGTGGGGCATGACTTTAGAGCGGATTGTAATTAATGCGATCCAAGACGGTACCTTTTATGCGCTACTCACCGTTAGCCAAGGAGAAGTCAAAAAAGAAATCGACGCCCGTCCAAGTGATGCGATCGCGATCGCGCTGCGTACCAATAGCCCGATTTGGGTGATGGAAGAAGTTGTAGCTGATGCCTCGATTCCGGTCGATCGCGACGCGGATGAAGCCGAACAGCAAGCATTTCGTGAATTTCTTGCCAATCTCCGCCCAGAGGATTTAATCAAGGGAGGAGGCTTTATGGGCGAAAGCTAG